A region from the Streptomyces tsukubensis genome encodes:
- a CDS encoding response regulator transcription factor, with translation MNAQRTGAVGGATVLVLEDEPGIADVLSIALRHHGFAVMAAGSLRQARQLTERTRPDAALLDVMLPDGDGRTFGGELRARCPETAVLFLTARDASAEIVGALRYGDDYITKPFNVDEVVARIGAVLRRTRPADLLPVPPPLRYRDLELDETTYTVRRGDLTVRLTPTEYALLRFLVRNAGRVVPKEQLLRHVWQYEHPAESTVVETYISYLRRKLAPLGPPLITTRRGLGYGLA, from the coding sequence ATGAACGCGCAGCGGACGGGGGCGGTGGGCGGGGCGACCGTGCTGGTCCTGGAGGACGAACCGGGCATCGCCGACGTCCTGTCGATCGCCCTGCGCCACCACGGATTCGCCGTGATGGCGGCGGGCAGCCTCCGGCAGGCCCGGCAGCTGACCGAACGGACCCGGCCCGACGCGGCCCTGCTCGACGTGATGCTGCCGGACGGCGACGGCCGGACCTTCGGCGGCGAGCTGCGCGCCCGCTGCCCGGAGACGGCGGTGCTCTTCCTCACCGCCCGTGACGCGTCCGCGGAGATCGTGGGGGCGCTGCGGTACGGCGACGACTACATCACCAAACCGTTCAACGTCGACGAGGTCGTCGCCCGGATCGGGGCCGTACTGCGCCGGACCCGGCCCGCCGATCTGCTGCCGGTGCCGCCGCCGCTGCGCTACCGGGATCTGGAGCTGGACGAGACCACGTACACGGTCCGGCGCGGCGATCTCACGGTCCGGCTGACCCCGACCGAGTACGCCCTGCTGCGGTTTCTGGTGCGCAACGCGGGGCGTGTGGTGCCCAAGGAGCAGTTGCTGCGGCATGTGTGGCAGTACGAGCATCCGGCGGAGTCGACGGTGGTCGAGACGTACATCAGCTATCTGCGGCGGAAACTGGCCCCGCTCGGACCGCCGTTGATCACCACGCGGCGCGGTCTCGGATACGGGCTCGCATGA
- a CDS encoding MMPL family transporter — translation MESLARWCYRHRLVVLVLWVVALLGPGVLSSMKGSDYTNDFSLPDTDSRRAYDLMVSAFPHASGDPTTIVWRTDEGSARDPEVRGKLEPVLTEIAGMKGIGRVVSPYTPAGANAISADGRSAYATVVFTERAEQVPKELVEAVMERAEDARGDGLRVELGGQPIVHAAGPPGGTAELVGIVAAAIVLFLAFGSLFAMLLPLVTALFGVGIGLILTGLISNGTELATVAPLIGSLVGLGVGIDYALFIVTRHRRGLLNGRSPEESAVTALNTSGRAVLFAGATVCIALAGMLVTGIGFLNGIVIAASLTVVLSVLAAVTLLPALLGLLGIRVLSRKQRRALQNTAAAGAPPASGTAGDQAPSGTAARWSTFVERRPRAVGAVALLVMAVLALPVLSLRLGATDHGNHHESTTTRKAYDLLADGFGPGFNGPLQIVVEGAKPAEVTALAERAKAMKGVVRAEVVPVPPGTGVSVIAVVPATAPQDVATYRLIDDLRSDVVAPSGLTGHVGGVTAVFKDFAEITTDRLPYFVVTVVGLGCLLLLIAFRSLGVPLLAAVMNLIAAAASFGVLVAVFQWGWGSELIGFGKEGPISAFLPAIMLSLLFGLSMDYQVFLVSRMHEEWVRTGDNARAVRTGLTETSRVINSAALIMICVFAAFVFSGDTEAAMVGAGLAAAVALDAFVLRTALVPAAMHLLGRANWWLPGFLDRILPHFSVEPGDPGEKPGSPVPRPRPGEKGDDAATAAEPMTVAGAERR, via the coding sequence GTGGAGTCTCTGGCGCGCTGGTGCTACCGGCACAGGCTGGTGGTTCTGGTGCTGTGGGTGGTGGCGCTGCTCGGCCCGGGAGTGCTGAGCAGTATGAAGGGGTCGGACTACACCAACGACTTCAGCCTCCCGGACACCGACTCCCGCCGGGCGTACGACCTGATGGTCTCCGCGTTCCCGCATGCTTCGGGCGACCCGACGACGATCGTCTGGCGCACCGACGAGGGCTCGGCCCGCGATCCCGAGGTACGGGGGAAGCTGGAGCCCGTGCTCACGGAGATCGCGGGCATGAAGGGCATCGGCAGGGTCGTCAGCCCCTACACCCCGGCCGGGGCGAACGCGATCAGTGCGGACGGCCGGTCCGCGTACGCCACCGTCGTGTTCACGGAGCGCGCCGAGCAGGTGCCGAAGGAACTCGTCGAAGCCGTCATGGAGCGGGCCGAGGACGCCCGCGGCGACGGGCTGCGGGTCGAACTCGGCGGCCAGCCCATCGTGCACGCGGCCGGACCGCCGGGCGGCACGGCCGAGCTGGTCGGCATCGTGGCCGCCGCGATCGTGCTCTTCCTCGCCTTCGGTTCGCTGTTCGCGATGCTGCTGCCGCTGGTCACCGCCCTGTTCGGGGTCGGCATCGGGCTGATACTCACCGGGCTGATCAGCAACGGCACCGAGCTGGCGACCGTCGCACCGCTGATCGGCTCCCTCGTCGGGCTCGGCGTCGGTATCGACTACGCCCTCTTCATCGTGACCCGGCACCGGCGGGGGCTGCTGAACGGGCGGTCGCCGGAGGAATCGGCGGTGACCGCGCTCAACACCTCAGGCCGGGCCGTGCTGTTCGCGGGCGCCACGGTCTGCATCGCCCTCGCCGGAATGCTGGTCACCGGAATCGGCTTCCTCAACGGCATCGTCATCGCCGCGTCCCTGACGGTGGTGCTGAGCGTGCTGGCCGCCGTCACGCTGCTGCCCGCGCTGCTGGGGCTGCTCGGTATCCGGGTGCTCAGCCGCAAGCAGCGGCGGGCGCTGCAGAACACCGCGGCCGCCGGTGCCCCGCCCGCGTCCGGGACCGCCGGGGACCAGGCCCCGAGCGGTACCGCCGCCCGCTGGTCCACGTTCGTCGAACGGCGGCCCCGGGCCGTCGGAGCCGTGGCGCTGCTGGTGATGGCGGTCCTCGCGCTGCCGGTCCTCTCCCTCCGCCTCGGCGCCACCGACCACGGCAACCACCATGAGAGCACCACCACCCGGAAGGCGTACGACCTGCTCGCCGACGGCTTCGGACCGGGCTTCAACGGCCCGCTCCAGATCGTCGTCGAGGGTGCCAAGCCCGCCGAGGTGACCGCGCTGGCCGAGCGGGCGAAGGCCATGAAGGGGGTCGTACGGGCGGAGGTCGTGCCGGTGCCACCGGGTACGGGGGTCTCGGTGATCGCGGTCGTCCCGGCCACGGCGCCGCAGGACGTGGCGACCTACCGGCTGATCGACGACCTGCGGTCCGACGTCGTCGCACCGTCCGGGCTGACGGGCCATGTCGGCGGAGTGACCGCCGTCTTCAAGGACTTCGCGGAGATCACGACGGACCGGCTGCCGTACTTCGTCGTCACGGTCGTCGGCCTGGGCTGTCTGCTGCTGCTGATCGCGTTCCGCTCGCTGGGCGTACCGCTGCTGGCCGCCGTGATGAACCTGATCGCCGCGGCCGCGTCCTTCGGCGTGCTGGTGGCGGTCTTCCAGTGGGGCTGGGGGTCGGAGCTGATCGGCTTCGGCAAGGAGGGCCCGATCTCCGCCTTCCTCCCCGCGATCATGCTGTCGCTGCTCTTCGGCCTCTCGATGGACTACCAGGTGTTCCTGGTCAGCAGGATGCACGAGGAGTGGGTGCGCACCGGGGACAACGCCCGGGCGGTGCGGACCGGACTCACCGAGACCAGCCGGGTCATCAACTCCGCTGCCCTGATCATGATCTGTGTCTTCGCGGCCTTCGTCTTCAGCGGTGATACGGAGGCCGCGATGGTCGGCGCGGGGCTGGCCGCCGCCGTCGCCCTGGACGCCTTCGTCCTGCGGACGGCCCTGGTCCCGGCCGCCATGCACCTGCTCGGCCGGGCCAACTGGTGGCTGCCCGGCTTCCTCGACCGGATCCTGCCCCACTTCTCCGTGGAGCCGGGGGACCCCGGGGAGAAGCCGGGATCCCCGGTCCCGCGGCCGCGGCCCGGGGAGAAGGGCGACGACGCGGCCACGGCAGCTGAGCCGATGACCGTGGCGGGTGCCGAACGGCGTTAG
- a CDS encoding TetR/AcrR family transcriptional regulator — MTDRKNSPSTAPKSEQTRTLILETALRLFQERGYDRTTMRAIAKEAGVSVGNAYYYYASKEHLVQGFYDRIGAEHRAAVRPLLDTETDLAARLSGVLNAWLDVAEPYHEFAAQFFKNAADPDSPLSPFSAESEDAREAAIAIHREVLAGAKTKVPAELRELLPEMMWLSQMGLVLCWVFDRSDGHERSRRLADQGARLTTRGIVLARFRVLRGLVVDMHEMLTDLLPGMAQGVAARREAADRKKSPRRTAAKPPADTEAVQDGEPGA; from the coding sequence GTGACCGACCGGAAGAACTCCCCCAGCACCGCGCCCAAGAGCGAACAGACCCGCACCCTGATCCTCGAAACCGCGCTGCGGCTCTTCCAGGAGCGCGGTTACGACCGGACCACGATGCGGGCCATCGCCAAGGAGGCGGGGGTCTCGGTGGGGAACGCGTACTACTACTACGCGTCCAAGGAGCACCTGGTCCAGGGGTTCTACGACCGGATCGGGGCCGAGCACCGGGCCGCCGTACGCCCGCTGCTGGACACCGAGACCGATCTGGCGGCCCGGCTGTCGGGAGTGCTGAACGCCTGGCTGGACGTGGCGGAGCCGTACCACGAGTTCGCGGCCCAGTTCTTCAAGAACGCGGCCGATCCCGACTCCCCGCTCAGCCCCTTCTCCGCGGAGTCCGAGGACGCGCGGGAGGCGGCGATCGCGATCCACCGCGAGGTGCTGGCCGGGGCGAAGACCAAGGTCCCGGCCGAACTGAGGGAACTGCTGCCGGAGATGATGTGGCTCTCGCAGATGGGCCTGGTGCTGTGCTGGGTCTTCGACCGCTCCGACGGCCACGAGCGGAGCAGGCGGCTGGCGGACCAGGGGGCGCGGCTGACCACGCGGGGCATCGTCCTGGCCCGCTTCCGGGTACTCCGGGGTCTGGTCGTCGATATGCACGAGATGCTGACGGACCTGCTGCCGGGGATGGCCCAGGGCGTGGCGGCGCGCAGGGAGGCCGCGGACCGGAAGAAGTCCCCGCGGCGGACGGCCGCGAAGCCCCCAGCGGATACGGAAGCGGTACAGGACGGGGAGCCGGGGGCCTAG
- a CDS encoding thiol-disulfide oxidoreductase DCC family protein, with amino-acid sequence MSRGGGRGVPVHRLTVLFDAECGLCAHVRDWLVRQRQLVPLDLVPAGSALARELFPGLDHQATLRRITVVGDGGQVYTDDAAFLVCLWALADHRDKAAWLASPAGKPFIRAAVLAASAYRESTGAAGRRLDGPGGGPDGGEAGGPGERSGEGSPCDDRCLPPD; translated from the coding sequence GTGAGCCGCGGGGGCGGCCGGGGCGTCCCGGTCCACCGGCTCACCGTCCTCTTCGACGCGGAGTGCGGACTCTGCGCCCATGTCCGGGACTGGCTGGTACGGCAGCGCCAACTCGTACCGCTGGACCTGGTGCCCGCCGGATCGGCCCTGGCGCGGGAGCTGTTCCCCGGCCTCGACCACCAGGCCACCCTGCGCCGGATCACGGTCGTCGGGGACGGCGGGCAGGTCTATACGGACGACGCCGCGTTCCTGGTCTGCCTGTGGGCGCTGGCCGACCACCGGGACAAGGCGGCCTGGCTGGCCTCCCCCGCCGGGAAACCGTTCATCCGGGCCGCCGTGCTCGCCGCCTCCGCCTACCGGGAGTCCACGGGGGCGGCCGGCCGCAGGCTCGACGGACCGGGCGGCGGACCGGACGGGGGCGAGGCCGGGGGCCCGGGCGAGAGGTCCGGCGAGGGGTCGCCCTGTGACGACCGCTGCCTGCCGCCCGATTAG
- a CDS encoding alpha/beta fold hydrolase, with amino-acid sequence MITYDTTGAPGSGQNIVLLHSTVCDRRMWDAQWETLAAAGHHLVRGDFRGYGNSPCADAPYSDAEDVLDLMDAVGMDRAVLVGASYGGRTALEIAVRAPGRVSGLALLCAGLPGVPDSPEMTRFEEREVELVERGDVEEGALLTARTFLGPEADEAALTSVAAMQEHAYGIQLASGTEHWGDGDYDPGALTALDVPALVVSGAHDLPEFLEAADRQTALLPLARREHLPWAGHLPGLERPDEITALLTGFLAETARRTD; translated from the coding sequence ATGATCACTTATGACACGACCGGTGCCCCGGGCTCCGGACAGAACATCGTCCTGCTGCACTCCACGGTCTGCGACCGCCGGATGTGGGACGCGCAGTGGGAGACCCTCGCGGCGGCCGGACACCACCTGGTCCGTGGCGACTTCCGCGGCTACGGCAACAGCCCCTGCGCGGACGCGCCCTACAGCGACGCCGAAGACGTACTCGACCTGATGGACGCCGTGGGCATGGACCGGGCCGTCCTGGTCGGCGCCTCCTACGGCGGCCGGACCGCGCTGGAGATCGCCGTCCGGGCCCCCGGCCGGGTCTCCGGCCTGGCCCTGCTCTGCGCCGGGCTGCCCGGAGTCCCGGACAGCCCGGAGATGACCCGCTTCGAGGAGCGGGAGGTCGAACTCGTCGAGCGGGGCGACGTGGAGGAAGGCGCCCTCCTGACCGCCCGGACCTTCCTCGGGCCCGAAGCGGACGAGGCGGCCCTCACGTCCGTGGCGGCGATGCAGGAGCACGCCTACGGGATCCAGCTCGCCTCGGGCACCGAGCACTGGGGCGACGGTGACTACGACCCCGGGGCGCTGACCGCCCTGGACGTCCCCGCCCTGGTGGTCTCCGGCGCCCACGATCTGCCCGAATTCCTGGAGGCGGCGGACCGCCAGACGGCGCTGCTGCCGCTCGCCCGCCGGGAACACCTGCCGTGGGCCGGGCACCTCCCGGGCCTGGAGCGCCCGGACGAGATCACCGCCCTGCTGACGGGATTCCTCGCGGAGACCGCCCGCCGGACGGACTGA
- a CDS encoding succinate dehydrogenase iron-sulfur subunit has protein sequence MATPTLDKVEAEAAASSDLITVTFRIRRFNPEISEHAVWEDFELEIDPKERVLDGLHKIKWDLDGTLTFRRSCAHGICGSDAMRINGKNRLACKTLIKDINPEKPITVEAIKGLTVLKDLVVDMEPFFQAYRDVLPFLITKGNEPTRERRQSAEDRERFDDTTKCILCAACTTSCPVFWNDGQYFGPAAIVNAHRFIFDSRDEAGEQRLEILNDKDGVWRCRTTFNCTDACPRGIEVTKAIQEVKRALITRRY, from the coding sequence ATGGCTACCCCGACCCTGGACAAGGTGGAGGCGGAGGCGGCCGCCTCCTCGGACCTCATCACCGTCACGTTCCGGATCCGCCGGTTCAACCCGGAGATCTCCGAGCACGCGGTCTGGGAGGACTTCGAGCTGGAGATCGACCCCAAGGAGCGGGTCCTCGACGGGCTCCACAAGATCAAGTGGGACCTCGACGGCACGCTGACGTTCCGCCGGTCGTGCGCCCACGGCATCTGCGGTTCCGACGCGATGCGGATCAACGGCAAGAACAGGCTCGCCTGCAAGACGCTGATCAAGGACATCAACCCGGAGAAGCCGATCACGGTCGAGGCCATCAAGGGCCTGACGGTCCTCAAGGACCTGGTCGTGGACATGGAGCCGTTCTTCCAGGCGTACCGGGACGTCTTGCCGTTCTTGATCACCAAGGGGAACGAGCCCACCCGGGAGCGGCGCCAGTCCGCCGAGGACCGGGAGCGCTTCGACGACACCACCAAGTGCATCCTGTGCGCGGCCTGCACCACGTCGTGCCCGGTGTTCTGGAACGACGGGCAGTACTTCGGCCCGGCGGCGATCGTCAACGCGCACCGCTTCATCTTCGACTCGCGTGACGAGGCCGGGGAGCAGCGGCTGGAGATCCTCAACGACAAGGACGGCGTCTGGCGCTGCCGTACGACCTTCAACTGCACGGACGCCTGTCCGCGCGGTATCGAGGTCACCAAGGCGATTCAGGAAGTGAAGCGGGCGCTGATCACCCGCCGCTACTGA
- the sdhA gene encoding succinate dehydrogenase flavoprotein subunit, which yields MKIHKYDTVIVGAGGAGMRAAIEATKRSRTAVLTKLYPTRSHTGAAQGGMAAALANVEEDNWEWHTFDTVKGGDYLVDQDAAEILAKEAIDAVLDLEKMGLPFNRTPDGTIDQRRFGGHSRNHGEAPVRRSCYAADRTGHMILQTLYQNCVKEGVEFFNEFYVLDQLITEVDGVKHSAGVVAYELATGEIHIFQAKAVIYASGGTGKFFKVTSNAHTLTGDGQAACYRRGLPLEDMEFFQFHPTGIWRMGILLTEGARGEGGILRNKDGERFMEKYAPVMKDLASRDVVSRSIYTEIREGRGCGPEGDHVYLDLTHLPPEQLDAKLPDITEFARTYLGIEPYTDPIPIQPTAHYAMGGIPTNVEGEVLADNTTVVPGLYAAGEVACVSVHGANRLGTNSLLDINVFGRRSGIAAAEYSAKADFVELPENPASFVEGLVESLRESTGNERVADIRRELQETMDANVMVFRTEQTIKTAVEKIAELRERYKNVSVQDKGKRFNTDLLEAVELGNLLELAEVMAVSALARKESRGGHYREDYPNRDDVNFMRHTMAYREVGEDGSETVRLDYKPVVQTRYQPMERKY from the coding sequence ATGAAGATCCACAAGTACGACACCGTCATCGTCGGCGCCGGTGGCGCGGGCATGCGCGCGGCCATCGAGGCCACCAAGCGCAGCCGTACGGCGGTGCTGACCAAGCTCTACCCCACCCGCTCCCACACGGGCGCCGCGCAGGGCGGTATGGCCGCCGCGCTGGCGAACGTGGAGGAGGACAACTGGGAGTGGCACACCTTCGACACGGTCAAGGGCGGTGACTACCTGGTCGACCAGGACGCCGCCGAGATCCTGGCGAAGGAGGCCATCGACGCCGTCCTCGACCTGGAGAAGATGGGCCTGCCGTTCAACCGGACCCCGGACGGCACCATCGACCAGCGCCGCTTCGGCGGGCACTCCCGCAACCACGGCGAGGCCCCGGTCCGCCGGTCCTGCTATGCCGCGGACCGCACCGGCCACATGATCCTCCAGACGCTGTACCAGAACTGCGTCAAGGAGGGCGTGGAGTTCTTCAACGAGTTCTACGTGCTCGACCAGCTCATCACCGAGGTCGACGGGGTCAAGCACTCCGCCGGTGTGGTGGCCTACGAGCTGGCGACCGGCGAGATCCACATCTTCCAGGCGAAGGCCGTGATCTACGCCTCCGGCGGCACCGGCAAGTTCTTCAAGGTGACCTCCAATGCGCACACCCTCACCGGCGACGGCCAGGCGGCCTGCTACCGGCGCGGGCTGCCGCTGGAGGACATGGAGTTCTTCCAGTTCCACCCGACGGGCATCTGGCGCATGGGCATCCTGCTCACGGAGGGCGCCCGCGGTGAGGGCGGCATCCTGCGCAACAAGGACGGCGAGCGCTTCATGGAGAAGTACGCGCCCGTCATGAAGGACCTCGCCTCCCGCGACGTGGTCTCCCGCTCCATCTACACGGAGATCCGCGAGGGCCGCGGCTGCGGTCCCGAGGGCGACCACGTCTACCTCGACCTGACGCACCTCCCGCCGGAGCAGCTCGACGCCAAGCTGCCCGACATCACGGAGTTCGCGCGGACCTACCTCGGTATCGAGCCCTACACGGACCCGATTCCGATCCAGCCGACCGCGCACTACGCGATGGGCGGCATCCCGACCAACGTCGAGGGCGAGGTGCTGGCCGACAACACCACCGTCGTTCCGGGCCTGTACGCCGCCGGCGAGGTCGCCTGCGTCTCCGTGCACGGCGCCAACCGGCTGGGCACCAACTCGCTGCTCGACATCAACGTCTTCGGGCGCCGCTCCGGCATCGCCGCCGCCGAGTACTCGGCGAAGGCCGACTTCGTCGAGCTGCCGGAGAACCCGGCCTCGTTCGTCGAGGGCCTGGTCGAGAGCCTGCGCGAGTCCACGGGCAACGAGCGGGTCGCGGACATCCGCCGCGAGCTGCAGGAGACCATGGACGCCAACGTCATGGTGTTCCGCACCGAGCAGACCATCAAGACGGCCGTCGAGAAGATCGCCGAGCTGCGCGAGCGCTACAAGAACGTGTCCGTCCAGGACAAGGGCAAGCGCTTCAACACGGATCTGCTGGAGGCCGTGGAGCTGGGCAACCTGCTGGAGCTGGCCGAGGTCATGGCCGTGTCCGCGCTGGCGCGCAAGGAGTCCCGCGGCGGTCACTACCGCGAGGACTACCCCAACCGCGACGACGTCAACTTCATGCGTCACACCATGGCGTACCGCGAGGTCGGCGAGGACGGCTCCGAGACCGTCCGGCTCGACTACAAGCCGGTCGTCCAGACCCGCTACCAGCCGATGGAGCGTAAGTACTGA
- a CDS encoding succinate dehydrogenase hydrophobic membrane anchor subunit yields the protein MSADTSSAIGPVETGPQSDGYDVDNPAPLIEPPRKRTGRTPRSTRGNFEMAAWLFMRLSGVVLVVLVIGHLIIQLVLDGGVSKIGFAFVAGRWASPFWQVWDLLMLWLAMLHGANGLRTVINDYAERPNTRLWLKGLLYTATVFTILLGTLVIFTFDPNIR from the coding sequence ATGTCTGCTGACACCTCTTCCGCGATCGGTCCCGTCGAGACGGGTCCGCAGTCCGACGGATACGACGTCGACAACCCGGCGCCGCTCATCGAGCCGCCGCGCAAGCGGACCGGCCGGACCCCGCGCTCCACCCGCGGCAACTTCGAGATGGCCGCCTGGCTGTTCATGCGCCTGTCCGGCGTGGTGCTCGTCGTCCTGGTCATCGGCCACCTGATCATCCAGCTGGTCCTCGACGGCGGCGTCTCCAAGATCGGCTTCGCGTTTGTCGCGGGCCGCTGGGCGTCCCCGTTCTGGCAGGTCTGGGACCTGCTGATGCTCTGGCTCGCGATGCTGCACGGCGCCAACGGCCTGCGTACCGTCATCAACGACTACGCCGAGCGCCCGAACACGCGACTGTGGCTCAAGGGCCTGCTGTACACCGCCACGGTGTTCACCATCCTGCTGGGCACGCTGGTGATCTTCACCTTCGACCCGAACATCCGCTAG
- the sdhC gene encoding succinate dehydrogenase, cytochrome b556 subunit yields MPAGTLYRGREGMWSWVAHRVTGVLIFFFLFVHVLDTALVRVSPEDYDKVVAVYKTPIVALLEYGLVAAVLFHALNGLRVIAVDFWSKGPRYQKQMLWTVMGIWIVLMAGALYPVLGHAAREVFGG; encoded by the coding sequence GTGCCGGCTGGAACGCTGTACCGCGGCCGGGAAGGAATGTGGTCCTGGGTGGCTCATCGAGTCACCGGCGTCCTCATCTTCTTCTTCCTGTTCGTTCATGTGCTGGACACCGCTCTCGTCCGCGTCTCGCCAGAGGACTACGACAAGGTCGTAGCCGTCTACAAGACGCCGATCGTCGCCCTGCTCGAATACGGCCTGGTGGCCGCCGTCCTCTTCCACGCGCTCAACGGCCTCCGGGTCATCGCCGTGGACTTCTGGTCGAAGGGTCCGCGCTACCAGAAGCAGATGCTCTGGACCGTGATGGGCATCTGGATCGTGCTGATGGCGGGCGCCCTGTACCCCGTCCTCGGTCACGCCGCACGCGAAGTCTTCGGAGGCTGA
- a CDS encoding 2-oxo-4-hydroxy-4-carboxy-5-ureidoimidazoline decarboxylase: MTLTAPPAVLRPEEPTLFSDAETGTGLPDALRGPRAVLPAQATGSPRAAGGPRDTGASRGTGGAPHQIRTAGGVRPPESAPDGRRTAPGVTRLNQAPQEEAVAALLACCGSTRWAERVAAHRPYPDTGALLAAADEASYDLGPGDLTEALADEYPTGPHPDAAPGPHVLMALAAAQDAYETRFGHTFVISLDGYRPDEQVDQVLAGIRLRLTHEPEHEREIAAEQLRRLARARLRQLAAGGTEPEPRPWSGPAVPGRRTR; the protein is encoded by the coding sequence ATGACGCTCACGGCACCCCCTGCCGTTCTCCGCCCCGAGGAGCCCACGCTGTTCAGCGACGCCGAAACCGGGACCGGTCTGCCGGATGCCCTGCGGGGGCCCCGGGCGGTCTTACCCGCCCAGGCCACCGGCAGCCCCCGGGCCGCGGGCGGACCGCGGGACACCGGGGCGTCCCGGGGCACGGGCGGCGCTCCGCACCAGATTCGGACGGCCGGGGGCGTACGGCCACCGGAGAGCGCGCCGGACGGGCGCCGGACCGCACCGGGGGTGACCCGGCTCAACCAGGCGCCGCAGGAGGAGGCCGTCGCCGCGCTGCTCGCCTGCTGCGGCAGCACCCGCTGGGCCGAGCGGGTGGCCGCCCACCGCCCGTACCCGGACACCGGGGCCCTGCTGGCCGCCGCCGACGAGGCGAGTTACGACCTCGGACCCGGCGATCTGACCGAGGCGCTGGCCGACGAGTACCCCACCGGCCCGCATCCGGACGCCGCCCCGGGGCCGCACGTCCTGATGGCGCTGGCCGCCGCCCAGGACGCCTACGAGACCAGATTCGGGCACACGTTCGTGATCAGCCTCGACGGCTACCGGCCGGACGAGCAGGTGGACCAGGTCCTCGCGGGCATCCGGCTCCGCCTGACCCATGAACCGGAGCACGAGCGGGAGATCGCGGCCGAGCAGCTCCGCAGACTCGCCCGGGCCCGGCTGCGGCAGCTCGCCGCCGGAGGTACGGAACCGGAGCCGCGGCCGTGGAGCGGTCCCGCGGTGCCGGGCCGCCGCACCCGGTGA